In the Bos javanicus breed banteng chromosome 4, ARS-OSU_banteng_1.0, whole genome shotgun sequence genome, ACGCATCGCTTCAGGTTCCACTAGCCCCTCTCCTGGCAGAGATACACGCTTCACCACTCCTCCGGCCTCTCCTGTTCTACCCCTGTGTGTTCTCCCCTCCCTGGCCAGCACCCCTCCTTCCCACTCTGGGGCTCTCTTTAACCTTCACTTCTCTCACCTTCTGCCCGGTTCCACTCCCATCCTCTCGTCCATCCATTTTGGGGCTTTGTTGGGAGAGGCGAGAAAGGCAAACCAGGTGGAGACGGTCTGTGAAATGAGCCAGGCCTTAAGTCTTGGCCGTGACAACCGTAGGTAACTCCACTCGAGCTGTTCCTAGCCTCGGATGCTCCTGGAGAGGCCGAAGGTGACTCACGGTGGAGTCCTGTTTATTGGCCTGAGGCTGTGACCCATGCACTGACTGTTTAAGCTTCCTGAGTAGTTTTAAGATTCCCAGATGTATAGCCACAGCTGCGAATCACTGTTCTATTGGCCAATAACAGTAACCACCTTTATCCTGCGCAAAGGGTCCCTAGGCTCCCTGCTCAGGTGTGAGCTATGGGAGGAGCTGGTACAGCAAAGCCAAGGCTTTGTAGCCACATCTCCCTAGTGAGGCCAACCCATCGTGACAAACTGGAGCTGCAACTGCAGCGAGGAGTAGAATGGTGATGAATAAAAGGGAGAGAAGCAGCCAGTGGGTGAGAGGACCGCATTCAGACCCTACGATGCTGAGTGCACCATGACGGGGTTCACTGTCCTTGCCCTGGTgcccccagggaagtctgagcCGGAGCCCCTGCAGGGTCCCTAGCTCTGTGCCCTGCAGACACACAGCGACTCGGGAGAACTACCTGCTGTGAGACCAGCCAGGGATGCTCCCTGGtggccttcctcccctccctgtgcTCGGTCAGGAATCCTAATTAGCAGAGTCCAGCCACAGGGCTCCGGGCTCCACCCTCTTCCTGAAtcagcctctcctcccctgcTTCCACTCAAGTGGCTTTCCCCTCGGACGACGATGACAAGATCGTCGGGGGCTACACCTGTGCGGAGAATTCCGTCCCTTACCAGGTGTCCCTGAATGCTGGCTACCACTTCTGCGGGGGCTCCCTCATCAATGACCAGTGGGTGGTGTCCGCGGCTCACTGCTACCAGTAGTAAGTGCTGGGCCCCTGATGACTAAGCCCACTTCCCAGGGCCCTCTGGAAGAGCTGGGGTCCGTCCAGAGCTCAGAATGATGATGGGGAAGAGAAGAAGAAGTGGGCAACGGCAGCTGACTCGGCAGGAGCTGTGGGTGAAGAGgggcacctgccaggctcctctgtctatgggattctccaggcaagaatactggagtgggttgccatgccctcctccaggggatattcccaatccagggatgaaacccggggTGTTATGCATTGGCTGgcataggttctttaccactggtgccatctgGAAAGTCCCATAAAAAGTAGGCACAGACTATTTTGAAGGTGGGAATAGCCAGTGGGAAAAGTGGGGAAAGACCTCACACAAATAATCTTTGCCAGTTGGCTGCATGTTAAAACCTtgtaagatatttttttttcatttaaaaaaattattatgattCCTAGTTCCCATTTAACTCAGAATTTTTAGGACGAGTCTGAATATTGGTGAGTTTTCAACACTCTCTGCCTCTGGCAATTCTATACTCCTGGGCAGAACTGAGAATCACTCCCAAAAGCAAGGGTTCTCCAACCTGAATGCACACAATAATCACCTGGAGGGCCTGTTACAACACATGCTGCTGggtccctcctccagggtttctGATGCAGAAACCCTGATGCAAGGGTCTGGACAGAAGAGAGAATTGGAGTTGCTAACTCGTTCCCAGGTGACTGATGGTGCCGGTCCTGTGGCTGTTCTCTGAGAAGTGCTGTATTAGATCACAAatagagctagtggtaaagaacccagctgccagtgcgggagatataagagacacaggtttgatccctgggtgggaaagatctcctggaggaaggcatggacccccactctagtattcttgcctggagaatcccatggacagaggaacctggtgggctacagtccatgaggtcgcaaagagtccgacatgagtGAAAGACTTAAGATGGACAGACGGACAGACAAATCAGATCACACAGGATGGTGGCCCTTACCAGATCAAGAAAGGAGGGAGAGGTTGCAGAGGTTGAAGGATGTCTGGGGAAGTTGAAATGGTGCATTTGCACCCAGGGCACTGGGCACTGAATGTATGCGGGGTGTGGGAAAGGCGGCTGGAAAAGCAGATGGTCCCTAGCCGGACCCCTTCACTGTATCCCTTCTCCATTGCCAAGGCCCCTGAAGCACAAAGGTTGTTGTCTCACACCTGCACTGACCTACCACCCCTCTACAGCCCTTGACATTCCTACACGCCCTCCTGCAAGCAGGAAGAACCCCTAGGGGACATGGGCCTGTGGACAAAAAGTCCTTAACTGTGCTTACCCTCAACAGCCGCATCCAGGTGAGGCTGGGAGAATACAACATTGATGTCTTGGAGGGTGGTGAGCAGTTCATCGATGCGTCCAAGATCATCCGCCACCCCAAGTACAGCAGCTGGACTCTGGACAATGACATCCTGCTGATCAAACTCTCCACGCCTGCGGTCATCAATGCCCGGGTGTCCACCTTGGCTCTGCCCAGTGCCTGTGCTTCCGCAGGCACCGAGTGCCTCATCTCCGGCTGGGGCAACACCCTGAGCAGTGGCGGTGAGTGGGACCCTCACGTCTTCACCCTCTGACCTACCCACACTGCCCAGAACTGAGCATCGCCTGAGCTTGGTTCCAGTCTTTGCTTCCAATCTACAAATTCCCATCAAGTACCTACTACACATACAGGACTCTGTGCTGGGTACGAGAGGGGCAAGTGTCCCGGACTTGAGCCCGAGAATCAAAAGACAGGACAGATGTGGCCCCTGCTCTTAGCACCTTTAGAAAGGGGTCCGCAGCCAGCCTTCTGGGAACTGAAACTCAATGTTCGTTGGGGACCTCTCCTGGCCGCCCTCAGGGTTCAGCCCTGGGTTGCCATCCCCCTTCCCATCCTAAcccacattttcctttccttgatCCCTTCCTGTTCCTCAAAGTCAACTACCCGGACCTGCTGCAATGCCTGGTGGCCCCGCTGCTGAGCCACGCCGACTGTGAAGCCTCGTACCCTGGACAGATCACTAACAACATGATCTGCGCTGGCTTCCTGGAAGGAGGCAAGGATTCCTGCCAGGTGAGACGCCTGCCCAGGTGTGGCAGCCTCCCTGGGGGCAGGATGTGAACGCCCAGGGCTGTGGGCtgatggtcccctggagaaacagGGAGGCTCGGCTGTGGCCTCTCTTGACAGTGAGAAGGGCATGGGGCCCAGAGCAATGGGAACAGGGTCTTGTGAGGTTCAGACTGTGTGTGGCTCCCGTTCCCTTTTGTTCTCTGTTTATAAAGCTTATCTCATCACTTCCTCCCCAGGGTGACTCTGGCGGCCCTGTGGCTTGCAACGGACAGCTCCAGGGCATTGTGTCCTGGGGCTACGGCTGTGCCCAGAAGGGCAAGCCTGGGGTCTACACCAAGGTCTGCAACTACGTGGACTGGATTCAGGAGACCATTGCCGCCAACAGCTGAAGCCCTGCCCCTCTGCCATCATTATGCTAATAAAGAGACTGCTCTACCTGCCCAGGTGTGCACCTTCTTCGTCAACCCCCACCCCTACTCTGGGAAACACCCTCCCACCTGAGGTCAGACAGGGCACTACCCCTTACAAATGCGCCCCCTTCCCAAATGTGTTCCAGGGCACACTGGTATaacagcaaaagtgaaagtcacccagtcgtgtctgactctctgtgatcccgtggactgtaacccaccaggtttctctgtccatgggattttccaggcaagaatactggagtgggtagccatttccttctccaggggatcttcccgactcagagactGGGTCTCCcccgttgcaggcagattctttaccatctgagcccccagggaagcccacgtgtaAAGAGAAGGAACGCAGAGAATATCATCAGGGGGA is a window encoding:
- the PRSS2 gene encoding trypsin-2, whose product is MHPLLILAFVGAAVAFPSDDDDKIVGGYTCAENSVPYQVSLNAGYHFCGGSLINDQWVVSAAHCYQYRIQVRLGEYNIDVLEGGEQFIDASKIIRHPKYSSWTLDNDILLIKLSTPAVINARVSTLALPSACASAGTECLISGWGNTLSSGVNYPDLLQCLVAPLLSHADCEASYPGQITNNMICAGFLEGGKDSCQGDSGGPVACNGQLQGIVSWGYGCAQKGKPGVYTKVCNYVDWIQETIAANS